GACCGGCAGGTGCTCTGGATGACTTCTTCGGGCGGCCTTGTCCCGAGCCGCCGCGCCGCCGAACTTCCCGTGCGACTGATCGAGTCCGGCCCCGCCGCGGGTGCTGTCGCCGCCGCAGAATTCGGCCGCACCGCTGGTGAGGCAAGTGTGCTTTCCTTCGATATGGGCGGCACCACGGCCAAGCTCTGCCTCATCCCCAATGGTGAACCGAATGTCGGCACCGATCTCGAAGTCGCGCATTATCAGCGCTTCCGCAAGGGATCTGGTTTTCCGCTGAAAATCCAGTCGATCCAGATGATCGAGATTGGTGCTGGCGGCGGTTCCATTGCGGCGAAGAACCCTCTCGGCCTTCTCGATGTCGGTCCGCATTCTGCCGGCGCAATGCCGGGACCGGCCGCCTACCAGCGCGGCGGAACGGAGCCGACAGTAACAGATGCCGACATTCTGCTTGGTTACATGGGAACGGAATCCTTCGTCGGCGGCTCGTTCAAGGTTTCCAGGGACGCTGCGCATGGGGCGATGTCTAAACTGGCTGCCTCTCTCGATGTCTCGGTCGAGCGTTGCGCCTGGGGCATCCACGATCTCGTCAATGAATCCATGAGCAAGGCAGCCGCCATGCACGCAACCGACCTTGGCGTCGATCCGCGTTCGCTGCCGATGGTGGCCTTCGGCGGCGCCGGTCCGGTCCATGCCTATGGCATCGCCCGCAAGCTCGGCATTTCGCGCATCATCTGCCCGACAGGCGCGGGCGTCAGTTCCGCCATCGGCCTGTTGATCGCTCCGGTCGCCGTCGATCTCTCGGCAAGCCATCCGATGGCGATCGATGCGTGGGATATCGATGCGATGAACCGTCTGCTCAACGAACTTTCGGCTCAGGGCGCGGAAGTCGTTTCAGCCGCCGGCATTCCGAAGGATACGATCACCAATCGTTATACCGTGGATATGCGCCATGTGGGGCAGGGACACGAGATCACGGTGGTGCTGCCTGACCGTAACCTGCCGAAAGAAACCTTCCTCGAAGAACTCCGCAGCAGCTTCTTCAAGCTCTACAGCGAATTGTTTGGCCGTACCGTCGCCGCACCGCTGGAAGTCATCACCTGGCGCCTGCGCGCCAGTGGCGAGAAGGACCAGGTCACCAGGCCGCATGAAACCGTCGTTGCCGAAGCCAGGAAGGGCAGCCGACAGGTCTATTTTCAGGAGGCAAGCGGCTATGTCGAGACGTCGGTCTACGATCACTACAAGCTGCCGGTCGGCCATGAGGTTAAGGGGCCTGCCATCGTCGAACAGCGTGAATCGACGGCTGTCGTCGGGCCGAGCGGCACTTTCCACGTCGATGCCCACGGCAATCTCGTGATCAACATTCTCTAAGGGGCAGTCAGATGTCGAAACCCGCAACCGATTTCAACGATCCGATCAACCTTCAGGTCATGTGGAACCGCCTGATCTTCATCGCTGATCAGGCCGATAATGTGCTTGGAAAGACGGCATTTTC
The DNA window shown above is from Agrobacterium tumefaciens and carries:
- a CDS encoding hydantoinase/oxoprolinase family protein; this translates as MAKLAFDTGGTFTDFALLDDSGELHLHKVLSTPKNPAEAVVQGVSELLEKHADAIAIENLQVLGATTVVTNAVLERKGVETGFVTTDGFQDMLRIRNEGRYDLYDLNIKYPDPLVTRANSFGAEERIAADGEVMTELKEETVREIAGRLKQKGIRSVAVCLLHAYKYPQHEQRVAALLREEAPDIFVSLSSEVCPEMREFDRASTTVVNAYTRPQMSGHVAHLQREFADRGIDRQVLWMTSSGGLVPSRRAAELPVRLIESGPAAGAVAAAEFGRTAGEASVLSFDMGGTTAKLCLIPNGEPNVGTDLEVAHYQRFRKGSGFPLKIQSIQMIEIGAGGGSIAAKNPLGLLDVGPHSAGAMPGPAAYQRGGTEPTVTDADILLGYMGTESFVGGSFKVSRDAAHGAMSKLAASLDVSVERCAWGIHDLVNESMSKAAAMHATDLGVDPRSLPMVAFGGAGPVHAYGIARKLGISRIICPTGAGVSSAIGLLIAPVAVDLSASHPMAIDAWDIDAMNRLLNELSAQGAEVVSAAGIPKDTITNRYTVDMRHVGQGHEITVVLPDRNLPKETFLEELRSSFFKLYSELFGRTVAAPLEVITWRLRASGEKDQVTRPHETVVAEARKGSRQVYFQEASGYVETSVYDHYKLPVGHEVKGPAIVEQRESTAVVGPSGTFHVDAHGNLVINIL